Proteins encoded in a region of the Panicum hallii strain FIL2 chromosome 3, PHallii_v3.1, whole genome shotgun sequence genome:
- the LOC112885468 gene encoding phytosulfokine receptor 1-like translates to MISGVELGAVYAGTKLTATSASGRQGMWHLGAMRCVTVALCYAPARGVRSCAPADRIALSSFSNNLDTAIHGWPGAGNYSDDCCRWLGVRCRRFGAYGGELRVASLDLAGRGLTGALPGTLARLDELRVLNLSRNSLHGALPPELLHMPRLEVLDLSQNNLTGELGGEEPAPPGASGLVHLDVSLNRLTSLRSGVFLGLPRMRRFSAESNQLTGALPGSLSSCSELEYLNMANNSLHGNLGLNLNFSHLTRLRALHLGWNWLSGHLPASLSRCRDLRVVNLRRNNLSGPVPSDFRLLQAQSFFDIGINSITGIAPALRALQECRALAVLILTTNFQGEEMPGASAIRGFPSLRLLGIANCALRGAVPPWLRASARLGVLDLSWNRLTGQIPPWLGSFDSLYRIDLSNNALAGEIPHSLARLRSLAGSALGA, encoded by the exons ATGATCTCCGGCGTCGAGCTCGGCGCCGTATATGCTGGCACCAAGTTGACTGCCACGTCGGCGTCAGGTAGGCAGGGTATGTGGCATCTCGGCGCCATGAGATGTGTGACCGTGGCGCTATG CTACGCCCCTGCTCGTGGCGTCCGGAGCTGCGCTCCGGCCGACCGGATCGCACTCTCTAGCTTCTCGAACAACCTCGACACGGCGATCCACGGGTGGCCAGGCGCGGGTAACTACTCCGACGACTGCTGCCGGTGGCTCGGGGTTCGTTGCCGCCGGTTCGGAGCATACGGCGGTGAGCTCCGGGTCGCCAGCCTGGACCTCGCCGGCCGGGGCCTCACCGGCGCCCTGCCAGGCACGCTGGCTCGCCTGGACGAGCTGCGCGTTCTCAACCTCTCCCGGAACTCGCTCCATGGAGCCCTTCCGCCAGAGCTTCTTCATATGCCGCGCCTGGAGGTCCTGGACCTGAGCCAGAACAACCTCACCGGCGAACTCGGCGGCGAGGAGCCGGCGCCGCCGGGTGCCTCCGGGCTCGTGCACCTCGACGTCTCCCTCAACAGGCTAACAAGCCTGCGGAGCGGCGTGTTTCTCGGGCTTCCACGGATGCGGAGGTTCTCTGCCGAGTCGAACCAGCTCACTGGAGCCCTGCCCGGCTCACTGTCGTCGTGCTCGGAGCTCGAGTACCTGAACATGGCGAACAACTCCCTCCACGGCAATCTTGGTTTGAATTTGAACTTCTCACACCTAACGAGGCTCCGCGCCCTCCACCTCGGCTGGAACTGGCTGAGCGGCCACCTCCCGGCAAGCCTCTCGCGCTGCCGGGACCTCAGGGTGGTCAACCTTCGCCGCAACAACCTCTCCGGGCCGGTCCCGTCAGATTTCCGGCTCCTGCAGGCGCAGTCCTTCTTCGACATCGGCATCAACAGCATCACCGGTATAGCGCCGGCGCTCCGGGCGCTCCAGGAGTGCCGTGCCCTCGCCGTCCTCATCCTCACCACCAACTTCCAAGGCGAGGAGATGCCTGGTGCCAGCGCCATCCGCGGGTTCCCAAGCCTGCGGCTGCTCGGCATCGCCAACTGCGCGCTCCGCGGCGCGGTGCCGCCGTGGCTGCGCGCCAGCGCCCGGCTGGGCGTGCTGGACCTGTCGTGGAACCGGCTGACCGGCCAGATACCGCCGTGGCTCGGCAGCTTCGACTCGCTCTACCGGATAGACCTCTCGAACAACGCGCTCGCCGGCGAGATCCCGCACTCCCTGGCGCGTCTGAGATCGCTCGCCGGCAGCGCCCTGGGCGCGTAG
- the LOC112885467 gene encoding phytosulfokine receptor 1-like yields the protein MSEYGVRLYNWHVDRGQLWYNSNIPPSMDLSRNGLAGAIPPELGDLRALNLLNLSWNALSGPIPATLATLSALQTLELSHNELAGEIPASLVGLTLLSCFDVSHNRLRGLVPAAAQFSTFPCSSFAGNPGLHSEYCDGNGVVGGAQETDGTLLAVGSEMFGLPFCLGMIFGLCATMFVHVVMLERTARR from the coding sequence ATGTCCGAGTACGGCGTGCGGCTGTACAACTGGCACGTCGACCGGGGCCAGCTCTGGTACAACAGCAACATCCCGCCGTCGATGGACCTGAGCCGGAACGGCCTGGCCGGCGCGAtcccgccggagctcggcgaCCTCCGGGCACTCAACCTGCTCAACCTGAGCTGGAACGCGCTGTCCGGGCCGATCCCGGCGACGCTGGCGACCCTGAGCGCCCTCCAGACGCTCGAACTGTCGCACAACGAGCTCGCCGGGGAGATACCGGCGTCGCTCGTGGGGCTGACCTTGCTGTCGTGCTTCGACGTCTCCCACAACCGGCTGCGCGGCCTGGTCCCCGCCGCTGCCCAGTTCTCCACGTTCCCGTGCTCCAGCTTCGCCGGCAACCCTGGCCTTCACAGCGAGTACTGTGATGGCAACGGCGTGGTCGGAGGAGCGCAGGAGACCGATGGGACTTTGCTCGCCGTTGGAAGCGAGATGTTTGGGTTGCCGTTCTGTCTCGGGATGATCTTCGGCCTCTGTGCCACCATGTTTGTTCATGTGGTTATGCTAGAGAGGACGGCCCGTCGATAA
- the LOC112887487 gene encoding tropinone reductase-like 3 yields the protein MEVKCRRLEGKVAVVTASTQGIGLAIAERLGLEGAAVVISSRKQKNVDDAVKGLKAKGITAVGAVCHVSDAQQRKSLIDTAVKNFGHIDILVSNAAANPTVDGILEMKEAVLDKLWDINVKASILFLQDAAPHLRKGSSVIIISSIAGYNPEKGLAMYGVTKTALFGLTKALAGEMGPNTRVNCIAPGFVPTRFASFLTENETIRKELTDRTALKRLGSVEDMAAVAAFLASDDASFITAETIVVAGGIQSRL from the exons aTGGAGGTCAAGTGCCGGCGCCTGGAGGGGAAGGTGGCCGTCGTGACGGCGTCCACGCAGGGGATCGGCCTCGCCATCGCCGAGCGTCTCGGCCTCGAGGGCGCCGCCGTAGTCATCTCCTCCCGGAAGCAG AAGAACGTGGACGACGCGGTGAaggggctcaaggcaaaggggATCACCGCGGTCGGGGCCGTCTGCCACGTCTCCGACGCCCAGCAGCGCAAGAGCCTCATCGACACGGCAGTCAAG AACTTTGGACACATTGATATTCTTGTCTCGAATGCTGCTGCAAATCCTACTGTAGATGGCATTCTTGAAATGAAAGAGGCTGTTCTCGATAAACTGTGGGATATTAACGTCAAGGCTTCTATTCTTTTTCTTCAG GATGCTGCTCCCCACCTACGTAAGGGATCATCTGTGATTATTATTTCCTCAATTGCTGGGTACAATCCAGAAAAAGGATTGGCAATGTATGGTGTTACAAAGACTGCTCTCTTTGGTCTCACAAAG GCTCTTGCTGGTGAGATGGGACCCAATACTCGTGTTAACTGTATAGCTCCTGGTTTCGTTCCTACACGGTTTGCTAGTTTCCTCACAGAAAATGAGACCATT AGGAAAGAGCTTACTGACAGGACCGCGCTCAAGAGATTGGGTTCTGTGGAAGACATGGCTGCGGTTGCCGCATTCCTGGCTTCTGACGATGCGTCCTTCATCACAGCTGAAACCATTGTTGTTGCTGGAGGGATACAGTCTAGATTGTAA